The sequence GCAGGCGCTTGCCGGTTTGTCTTTCGAGCCGGGTCATCACCTGCACGGCAATCATGGAGTGCCCACCCAACTCGAAAAAGTTGTCGTCGACGCCGATGGTCTCAATGCCCAATACGCTGCTCCACACGCCTGCCAGCAGTTTTTCTTCGGGCGTGGTCGGTTGGTTGTTGGTCGATTCCGGCGCGGCCTCGGGACGAACGTCGGCCGGCGCGGGCAGGGCTTTGCGGTCGATTTTGCCGTTTGGCGTAATCGGAAAGCGGGGCAGCACCACAAAGTCGGTCGGGACCATGTAGTCGGGCAGCGCCTGGGCGGCTTCCTGCCGCCAGGTACGTAGTTGCTCCTTCGAGATGGTCGGCAGTGGCGCGTGCGGCTCGTTAACAAAGTCGCGGGGGGCCGCGTTGGTCAGGTGCAGACCCGCTGGTGGCGTTGGCAGGGCATCGGCGCGATGTTGCGGGATAAAGACCACCTCCAGCCGGTTGTCGGCCCCGTCGGAAGCCCAGCGCACGTGCGCCCGGAAGCCCAACCGCTCGGCCAGTGGCCAGAACAGATCGGGGTCGACGCCCGCAGGTACGTTGCCCAGCCTGTTTTTCAGCTCGCCCAGCGGTTGGTCATCGGCCGCGTTATCCAGCCAGCCAACAAGCGCATGGTCGGTAGCGGTACGGGCATTGGGTACGTTGGTCAGCCGTAGGGTTCGATCTGGCAGCTGGTGCAGCTGTTGTTCCAGCGCCTCGACGGTACCAATAGACGCCCAGTCTAGCGTTTGGTCGGCCAGGAGCTGAGGCGGCACCTCATCGGCGCTTTTGCCAACGTAAAGCCAGACGTCGAAGTGGTATTTAGTGGTCTCGTTCAGAGCATGGCCTTCGCGCAGCTGCACGTCCACCGCCCCAATCGTCGGGAACAGCGTTGGCAGCAGGTAGAAGAAAGCGGGGTCGGCCATTAGTTCATCGTCGAGTTTCACCCGCCGCTCCACAATGCGGCGGAAATCGGCCACGCGCTGGCTGTCGGCAGTGCGCTGCAACTGATCGAACGTGTGGTGCTGCACCTGCAAACGGCGGCTCTGCATGTCGCCCACAAAGACGCAGCCACCCGCCTGCGTGGCGTTGACCGCCCCTTCGATTACCTTCAGCAGATACCGGACGTCGGGGAAATATTGCGCCACGCTGTGGATGAGCACCAGATCGAGCGATGCCGGTGCGACCATCGAATAGTCGTCGGCCATGGCCACCTGCGCGCGCACCTGCCCCTTGCCAATCGGGTTGGCCTGAACGCGCTGATTCAGGTTGTCGATGGCGGTTTGGGCATAGTCAGTGGCAATATAAAGGTCGGTATCGGTGGCGAGTTCAAACAACAGTTGCCCGGCGCCCGATCCCACTTCCAGCACCCGTTTGGCATGCAGCGTCCGTAGCCGTTTCAGCGACTGGGCCAGCCACTCGTCGGCCTGCTGCCGGATATCGGTCTGGTTGGAGAGCTGTTCGGCAATGACCACGTCGAGATCGAGCTCGGCGGTGGTGTGGTCGGTCTGGCTTTTAACGCCCGCTTCGTAGATGGTATCCCAACGTTGCTGCCAGTCCATACCCGCGCTGTCGAACTGGCTCAGGTCGGGGACCACGTAGGCCACCAGCCGCTGATCGCCGGGGCGGTCTTCGCGGGCCATCACCACCGCTTCTTTGATGGTATTGCTTTTGGCCAGCGTGTGCTCAACCTCGCCCAGTTCGATCCGGAAACCGCGAATCTTTACCTGCTGATCGATACGGCCCATGTACACGATATCGCCCGTGGTGGGTGCATCGGCGGTGTTGCCGCCGTCGAGGTAACGGCCGAGGTCGCCCGTGCGGTAGATTTTCTCGGGCGTGGCCGAGAACGGATTGTCAATAAATTTTTCGGCGGTCAGTTCAGGCTGATTCAGGTAGCCATTGGATACCCCCTCACCCGCAATCCAGAGCTCGCCGGGCTGGCCGTCGGTGATCGGTTGCCCGTTTTCATCAACGACGTAAATGCGGGTGTTGGCAATGGCCGAACCGATGGTGATCCGCTCATCGGTTTTGCGGATGCGCTTGCCCGTGGCGTAGATGGTCGTTTCGGTGGGGCCGTAATAATTCCAGAGCTCGGCGCACAGATCGAGCAGCGTGTGTGCCAGATCCATCGGCAGCGCTTCGGCGCAGGAGATCACGCGCAGGGCCTTGTGGCCGCGCCAGCCTGCTTCGAGCAACACCCGGAAAGTCGCCGGGGTGGTCTGAATAAACGTGATCGACGGATCGCCGAGCACCTGCGCCAGCGCCTCGCCATTCCGGGCCGTGGCCGGGTCGATGAGTAGTAGTTCGGCCCCGACGAGCAGCGGCGTATAGATTTCAACCACCGCTAGGTCGAAGGCAATGGTTGCCAGCGCGATGGTCTTGTCCGTATGCGTCAGACCCGGCTCGTTGGCCACGCTAAACAGCACATTGGCCACGCTATGATGCCGGATCAGCGCGCCCTTGGGCCGGCCAGTCGTGCCCGACGTGTACAGGATATAGGCAATGTCGGCGCCGGTCGGCTGCTGATCGGGGGCGGTTTGTGGGTACTGACTCAGCGTTGGCCAGAGGGTTTCGACCAGCAACTCGCGTGCATCAGGCAGATCGAACCGGCCGGTATGCGCTGCCGACGTTAGCAGGGCTACGCAACCCGCGTCGGTCAGGATATAGTTGATGCGGTCGGTTGGATGCTGCGGATCGACGGGGATGTATGTCGCGCCGGCTTTCATAATGCCCAGCATGCCCACGATCAGCGGTAGCGATCGGTCGATGGCCAGCCCAACACGGTCGCCCGGCCGAATACCCTGCGCGCGCAGCGCATGCCCTACTTGATTGGCCTGCTTATCCAGGTCGGCGTAGGTCAGCGATTCCTGTTTGAAGCGAATGGCTACTTTGTCCGGGAAATGCATGGCCGTATCGGCCAGCAGCGTGGTAAGGCCTTTTTCACGGGTGTAGCCACTGCCTTTAGCCGAAATAGCCGTTGGCGCAGCCGGGCTGACTTTGGCGTGGCCGTTCAGCGGCTTTGGCGCGCTGGGGGATATACCAACCGTCGCCAATGGCTGATCGGGGTTGGCGACGACGGCTTTCAGCAGCTCAACAAACGACGAATGGAACCCGGCGATGGTTTGAGCCGAAAAGAGCTGGGCATTGTGCGACCATTCCAGAATCAGGGTCTGTTCGGAGCCCGTTGCGTTGAGCGATAGCTCGAAGTTTTCGAACGCCCGCGGGTTACTCAGCAGTTGTAGCGCCAGGCCCTCGAATGCCACACCTTCGTCGAGGCCCATGTCGACGTTGAAGACGACTGGCACAAAGGCGACGCGCGACGGATCGCGGGGGATGGGTAGCTTTTTCAGCAGCCGCCCGAAGGTGATGCGCTGATGCTCAAACACGTCGAGCAGTTCGGTGCGGCGGCGGCGCAGGTACGTCAGGTACGTTTCGTCGCCCCGGTGCGTGCTGCGTAGAGGAAGGAGGCTGACGCAGTGGCCAACCAGCCAGTAGCGGTCGGCGACGGGTTGCCCGGCGGCGGGGAGGCCCAGCACCACGTCGGGCTGTTTGGTGAGGCGGCTGAGCCAGAGTTCAAACGTAGCCGTGAGCGTGCTCACAAAACTGCTGCCCGCTTTCACGCCTACCTGCTTCAGTTGCTGTACCAGCGCGGTGTCCAAGGCCACGTCGTAGCGGTGACTGGCGTAGGTACGTTGCCGGGGCCTGGGTACGTCGGTCGGCAGGTCAATTGGTGGGACTCCCGTCTTGTACTGATCCAGCCAGAACGCTTCGCTTTCGCGGTAAGTGTCGCTGTTCAGAAACGCCTGCTGCTCCAGCGCAAACTGGCTGATCTGTGGCGCGGGGGGCAAGCTCAACGACAGGCCCCGCACGTAGGCTGAGTAGTACTGACCCAGATCCTGCAGGAGAATCCCCGTTGACCAGCCATCGCAAACGATGTGGTGAGCGGTGAGCGTAAAATGATGGGCCGTCTCCGACAAAATCAGGAGCGTGGCTTTGGCCAGCGGTCCGTGTTGCAGGTCGAAGAGGTAGTTGGCGTCGGCTTCGGTCAGGTCAGCAACGGCCGTGGCTGCTTTGTCGGGCTGATCGCTGTAATCGATAACCTGAAGCGGAATAGCCAGGTCGGCCAGAATGCACAGGTGTTGCCCGTCGGGACTAAAGGTGGAACGAAGCGCTTCATGGCGACGCACCAGCATCGCCCAGGCTCGCTCAAAAGCATCAACGTCAAGCTTACCCGTAAACCGTAGCGATACCGATTCATTGTAGGCCCGACTGGCAGCATCCCCACCAAACTGACAGGCCAGCCAGATTTCGGCCTGCGATTCGGTCATAGGGACCACCCCAATCAGCTCGGGTCCGGCGAACGGATCAAAATCAACAGCGGGTAGGGGTGGTGCGATAGACATGTACTACGGTCAGCTGGTGTGGTTAGCAAAAATAGCTTTTAATGCTATGTTACTTCTACCCCCGGCGTTCAGTTTGAAGTTTCCGTTTTTGCTCAGGTGTTTCGATATCAGCCGCCGCGCTGGCATTATCGATGTAGTCGCCGCCGATTTTGTTTAATACCAGCAGGATCGACTGCCGGGTGATGCGTTCGTAGAGCGCCATCAGTTGCTTTTCGGCCCGGCTCCAGGTGCTGTTGGCGTCGACGATCAACAGCGAGAGTGCGGTATTTTTCAGGAGGTAAACCGGCATCTGATGGTTGACCAGAGCGGGCATTTCCAGGAAAATCCGGTCGAACTGCGTCGAATCAAATTCGTGTTCGGCGTCGATCAGGTAGTCGACGCCCGTTACGTTCATGAAATCGGGACGGACGGTATAGGGCAGGTACGTTATGCCCAGGTTCGATTCCCGGCGTTCTTTACCGGTCGAGGCCGGGTAGCAGTAGGCCACCTGTAGGTCCGACTCTTCGGCCAGCCGCAGCAAGCCATTGGCCACCCACGTTTTGCCTTGTTTGGGTAGCACGCTGAACAACGTGATGACGGGCGGGTAAGGCTTGTCTTTGACCTGCGCGATCTCGATGTTGACGGCGTTGAACAATTGCTCGAACATCACCCGCGCTGCCCGGGCCGCTTTGGCCGTCGATAGCGGGTTCTTCACAACCGGAAAAAACGCGGATACGGGTAACCCAATCAGGCTTTCGGCCTGCTCGGGCGATTGAATCCGCTTATCCATCCACAGGCGCAGGGCCGTTAGCAGCAACGCCAGAAAAATGCCGACGCCTACCCCGATGATCACCATTTGCTTGCGCTTCGAGGCCTGCGGTTCGAGCGGGAAATTCGGGGCGTCGAGCGTCAGTAGCTTGCCGGCTACTTCAACGTCCTGCTTGCGGGTCTGCGACTGGTCGACCTGTTGTTTCAGCGATTTGTATTCCTGCTCGGCCAGTTCGCGGTCGAGCGTTAGCTGGCGTAGTTGCGAGCCTAGCGGGCCATAGCTGTTGGTTTTGCTCTGATACTCCCGCATGCGCCGGGTGTATACCTGGAGCCGGGCTACCGACTCGTCGTACTCCAACTGCTTGTTCAGCTTGTCGGCCGCGAGGGTAGCCTGCGGCAGGGCGTCGGAGGTGCTGGTGGCGGCATCATAGCGTTGGGCGCTCGCCTTCAGTTCCTCAGCGGCCTGGCTAGCGGCAGCCTGTAGTTTAGCGATGATGTGGCGAGGCTGCCCGTAGGCCTGAGCGTTGGCTAGTTGGGTTTCGGCGGTGGCGAGTTTACGGCGTTTATCGGCCAGATCATTGTTGGCCGCCGATACGTTGCCCTGTTGCCCCATGCGTTTGTTAATAGCGTCGAGAGAGGCTTTGGCAGCGTCGCGACGCATCAACTCCTGGTTGTATTGGTCGCCGAGGGCTTCGCGGGCGGTGGCAACGTTCCGGGCTTCCTCGTCGTAGTCGAGCACCTGGTTGTTTTCGTTAAAGGCGCGCAGCCGGGCCTCGGCCTGATCGAGCTTCGTCTTGGCTTCGCCCAGCTTGGTCTGGTAGTAGTTGACAACCGAGTTTGTCTCCGAGGTTTTGTATTGAGTGTTGCGCTGGTTGAGCACGTCGATGGCGTAGATCAACGTTTTCTGCGCTACGGCGGGGTCATTCGCTTCGTACTCCATCAGGAGCACGTCATTGTTGTTTTTGCGCGGCGACCCTTTCAGCTTCATCGTCAGGCTCTCAACCGAATACGGCGAATCGGAGGTAAAGAGCAGCGTTTTGATGGGGTTTGGCGTAGCGGCTTTGGCCAGGCTGTCCAGAGCTCTCCGCAGCCTTGGCGTGGGACCAAACAGACCCAGTTCATCGCGCATGGGCCGGGGAAGTTCCTGCTCGAGCCATTGATAACCGTTCCAGCCCAATACCAGACTATCTGACTCCCGCAACTGGAGGTGATCGGCCAGGAGATTGATACCGACCTGCAACAGCGTTTCTTTGGAGGTCAGGGTCGTCAGCAGGTTGTCGAAGGCTCCTGTCGACCGGTCCATAAACGACGATTGCTTGTCGCTCAGTAGGTTATAGCCTGAAGCCAGCCCGGTATAGAGTGTCGACTCCGATTTGTAGACCTTCTTCTCATGGCGTGTAGCGTAGAAGGCGGTCGCCGCCGTAATGGCCGGAAGCAACACAAACAGCAGGGCGTGCTGTTTCATTAACCTTAAAAATCCGTCGAGTGACATAGTCTTATAGCTGGTTCAATGTCCAACGTTCAACGCGGTGCTGCCACGTAGCAGAGCAGCGGGCTGGCAAGACGCCGTTGAACGTTCGACCCATGTATGTTATCGTTTCAGCCGTTGAATGGGTACCCCCATCAAGGCTTCAAAAAAGTGAACCTGTTTCAAAAAATCGCCTTTCAGTTGCTCTGATAACGATTTGGTTTGTGCGTACTGGGTAGTCGAGGCGGCAAAAGCCGTGGCTGTAATCGTTCCTTTTTGCAATTCAGCCTCGGCGATGCGGTAGGCGGCCAACGATGCTTGTTCGTCGAGCAACCGCACCTTCAAGATCTGTTGCGATGTGATCATATCCTGATACAAGGTAATCAACTGTTGCCGTAATTGAAGTTCAAGCACGTCGAGCTGCGCTTCAGCGGCCCGCTGATTGGCAACTGCCTGCCGAATCTGGTGTTTACGGCCAAAGAGATCGAACAACGAAATACGTACGTCGACCCCCGCCCGGTAGCCATTGGACAGTTGCAGTCCCGACGTATTTGTGTTCACGTCTGGGTTGGTGCCCGGTGTACCCGGCGTAACCGGCACACTCGACCGGGTGTTGCCGCCCAGCGATTGATTGGTCCACGCGTATCCGCCCCCCGCGCTGATGTTCTGCAGGATCTGCGCTTTGGTGGTGCTGGTTGCGGCATCGGCGATGCCCACCACTTCGCGCTGATACTTCATCAGGGGCGAGTAAGCAATGGCTACTTTCAGCAGT comes from Fibrella aestuarina BUZ 2 and encodes:
- a CDS encoding non-ribosomal peptide synthetase, translated to MSIAPPLPAVDFDPFAGPELIGVVPMTESQAEIWLACQFGGDAASRAYNESVSLRFTGKLDVDAFERAWAMLVRRHEALRSTFSPDGQHLCILADLAIPLQVIDYSDQPDKAATAVADLTEADANYLFDLQHGPLAKATLLILSETAHHFTLTAHHIVCDGWSTGILLQDLGQYYSAYVRGLSLSLPPAPQISQFALEQQAFLNSDTYRESEAFWLDQYKTGVPPIDLPTDVPRPRQRTYASHRYDVALDTALVQQLKQVGVKAGSSFVSTLTATFELWLSRLTKQPDVVLGLPAAGQPVADRYWLVGHCVSLLPLRSTHRGDETYLTYLRRRRTELLDVFEHQRITFGRLLKKLPIPRDPSRVAFVPVVFNVDMGLDEGVAFEGLALQLLSNPRAFENFELSLNATGSEQTLILEWSHNAQLFSAQTIAGFHSSFVELLKAVVANPDQPLATVGISPSAPKPLNGHAKVSPAAPTAISAKGSGYTREKGLTTLLADTAMHFPDKVAIRFKQESLTYADLDKQANQVGHALRAQGIRPGDRVGLAIDRSLPLIVGMLGIMKAGATYIPVDPQHPTDRINYILTDAGCVALLTSAAHTGRFDLPDARELLVETLWPTLSQYPQTAPDQQPTGADIAYILYTSGTTGRPKGALIRHHSVANVLFSVANEPGLTHTDKTIALATIAFDLAVVEIYTPLLVGAELLLIDPATARNGEALAQVLGDPSITFIQTTPATFRVLLEAGWRGHKALRVISCAEALPMDLAHTLLDLCAELWNYYGPTETTIYATGKRIRKTDERITIGSAIANTRIYVVDENGQPITDGQPGELWIAGEGVSNGYLNQPELTAEKFIDNPFSATPEKIYRTGDLGRYLDGGNTADAPTTGDIVYMGRIDQQVKIRGFRIELGEVEHTLAKSNTIKEAVVMAREDRPGDQRLVAYVVPDLSQFDSAGMDWQQRWDTIYEAGVKSQTDHTTAELDLDVVIAEQLSNQTDIRQQADEWLAQSLKRLRTLHAKRVLEVGSGAGQLLFELATDTDLYIATDYAQTAIDNLNQRVQANPIGKGQVRAQVAMADDYSMVAPASLDLVLIHSVAQYFPDVRYLLKVIEGAVNATQAGGCVFVGDMQSRRLQVQHHTFDQLQRTADSQRVADFRRIVERRVKLDDELMADPAFFYLLPTLFPTIGAVDVQLREGHALNETTKYHFDVWLYVGKSADEVPPQLLADQTLDWASIGTVEALEQQLHQLPDRTLRLTNVPNARTATDHALVGWLDNAADDQPLGELKNRLGNVPAGVDPDLFWPLAERLGFRAHVRWASDGADNRLEVVFIPQHRADALPTPPAGLHLTNAAPRDFVNEPHAPLPTISKEQLRTWRQEAAQALPDYMVPTDFVVLPRFPITPNGKIDRKALPAPADVRPEAAPESTNNQPTTPEEKLLAGVWSSVLGIETIGVDDNFFELGGHSMIAVQVMTRLERQTGKRLPLASLFEYPTIRALATLIHEDAPEVRSWKSLVPIRPAGNREPLYIVHGAGLNVLLFNAVANNLHPDQPVYGLQARGLNGVDEPFRSITEMAEAYVSEIVQHNPTGPYSLSGFSFGGIVAYEMARQLLVQGREVSLVALFDAYAYDAGRSNPWWQRKANGISEFMGKVGHTLRLVRQHGFQGISYKMQSIDRKLIKQYWWLKPSRRAGHILQRMAIRAYWQLKFGQAQQQEAIFDTTFRIEAINDVALENFQLLPADLEVHLFRATIQTFFMDDYDYYGWRDFARKGVHVYDVPGEHSYIFAPPNDKEFAAKLQAVLDKRGR
- a CDS encoding GumC family protein, translating into MKQHALLFVLLPAITAATAFYATRHEKKVYKSESTLYTGLASGYNLLSDKQSSFMDRSTGAFDNLLTTLTSKETLLQVGINLLADHLQLRESDSLVLGWNGYQWLEQELPRPMRDELGLFGPTPRLRRALDSLAKAATPNPIKTLLFTSDSPYSVESLTMKLKGSPRKNNNDVLLMEYEANDPAVAQKTLIYAIDVLNQRNTQYKTSETNSVVNYYQTKLGEAKTKLDQAEARLRAFNENNQVLDYDEEARNVATAREALGDQYNQELMRRDAAKASLDAINKRMGQQGNVSAANNDLADKRRKLATAETQLANAQAYGQPRHIIAKLQAAASQAAEELKASAQRYDAATSTSDALPQATLAADKLNKQLEYDESVARLQVYTRRMREYQSKTNSYGPLGSQLRQLTLDRELAEQEYKSLKQQVDQSQTRKQDVEVAGKLLTLDAPNFPLEPQASKRKQMVIIGVGVGIFLALLLTALRLWMDKRIQSPEQAESLIGLPVSAFFPVVKNPLSTAKAARAARVMFEQLFNAVNIEIAQVKDKPYPPVITLFSVLPKQGKTWVANGLLRLAEESDLQVAYCYPASTGKERRESNLGITYLPYTVRPDFMNVTGVDYLIDAEHEFDSTQFDRIFLEMPALVNHQMPVYLLKNTALSLLIVDANSTWSRAEKQLMALYERITRQSILLVLNKIGGDYIDNASAAADIETPEQKRKLQTERRG
- a CDS encoding TolC family protein, which encodes MNRLVSLSSSYRFSSSLLIIAIIFTSVRGYGQNAGARGMVSFGKSAGLASDTLYLDVNQDIAVQLLPFEQLLKVAIAYSPLMKYQREVVGIADAATSTTKAQILQNISAGGGYAWTNQSLGGNTRSSVPVTPGTPGTNPDVNTNTSGLQLSNGYRAGVDVRISLFDLFGRKHQIRQAVANQRAAEAQLDVLELQLRQQLITLYQDMITSQQILKVRLLDEQASLAAYRIAEAELQKGTITATAFAASTTQYAQTKSLSEQLKGDFLKQVHFFEALMGVPIQRLKR